In the genome of Apostichopus japonicus isolate 1M-3 chromosome 15, ASM3797524v1, whole genome shotgun sequence, one region contains:
- the LOC139980725 gene encoding neutrophil collagenase-like: MAVDRLSYLLLSVIVSMSAVCRGTQGKTIQEIAVSPENLQTGLDFLKKYKYVGDQMDETVVNNLIDPSEFEAIIRNMQLYMPDVDPTGILDDKTIAAMAMPRCGVPDPSGEGDETIGGRLRRFSHSGGRWEERKITYRVLNAPPELNYDVVREAIRRAFNVWQTFIPRDFVEVASGQADIMMKFGEYHHGDPYPFDGPSGTLAHAFGPFGYGDPIEGDVHFDDSETFSVRTFDDINLFLVAAHEIGHSLGLGHSQDSTALMAPFYSGYQPNFELPYDDILGIQTLYGSRPDTPREKPVTVKPVTQAMQTTELPLVCQMSFDCVAYIRGEIFAFKEDRFWRVREPGKSLTPAEGYKTNEFFKGLPSGIQAAYERYYDQRILFFKGREYWVYDGIEPLPGYPKLIANLSSDLPGNLQAAATWGEYNKVYFFKRGRVYRYDEFEKKVDEGYPYPIDSVFPGVPKGLDGAFRYNDKMAYFVKGKYYYRYNDITRKVDDGYPRPFVADFFGCNPNLYIFNGVNNTDYDYFGMGNDNGGSVLSINFIFHILLMFITSLVVSS, from the exons ATGGCGGTGGATAGATTATCTTATCTGCTCCTCTCTGTAATTGTCTCGATGTCTGCTGTTTGTAGAGGGACTCAGGGGAAAACGATTCAAGAAATTGCTGTATCTCCGGAGAATCTCCAAACTGGACTG GACTTCTTAAAGAAGTACAAATACGTTGGAGATCAAATGGATGAAACGGTGGTGAATAACCTGATTGATCCATCCGAGTTTGAGGCAATTATACGTAATATGCAATTATATATGCCTGACGTGGATCCTACTGGCATTCTGGATGATAAGACGATAGCTGCGATGGCCATGCCGCGTTGTGGTGTACCTGATCCTAGCGGAGAAGGTGACGAAACTATAGGGGGCCGTTTGAGACGTTTTTCGCATTCGGGTGGCCGATGGGAAGAGAGAAAGATAACATATAG GGTGCTTAACGCACCTCCGGAATTGAACTATGATGTCGTAAGAGAGGCCATCAGAAGAGCCTTCAATGTGTGGCAAACATTTATCCCGAGGGACTTTGTAGAGGTTGCTTCAGGACAGGCTGacatcatgatgaaatttgggGAATACCATCACGGAGATCCATACCCATTTGACGGACCAAGTGGAACCCTCGCTCACGCCTTTGGACCTTTCGGCTATGGAGACCCAATCGAAGGAGACGTTCATTTCGATGACTCTGAAACATTCTCAGTTCGTACATTCGATG aTATCAACCTGTTTTTAGTGGCTGCCCACGAGATTGGACACAGTTTAGGTTTAGGCCACTCACAGGACTCTACTGCTCTGATGGCACCATTCTATTCCGGATACCAGCCAAACTTCGAACTTCCGTATGATGATATCCTTGGAATACAAACTCTTTATG GTTCAAGACCTGATACACCAAGGGAAAAACCAGTGACAGTTAAACCAGTAACACAGGCGATGCAAACCACTGAGCTACCTCTTGTGTGCCAAATGTCATTTGATTGTGTAGCCTACATCAGAGGAGagatttttgctttcaaagaggATCGCTTTTGGAGGGTTCGGGAGCCAGGTAAATCTCTTACGCCTGCAGAGGGTTACAAGACAAACGAATTCTTCAAGGGTTTACCTTCGGGCATTCAGGCGGCTTATGAGCGATATTACGATCAACGAATCCTTTTCTTCAAAG GAAGGGAATACTGGGTGTATGATGGTATTGAGCCGCTGCCTGGTTACCCTAAACTCATCGCAAACCTCAGTTCAGACTTGCCAGGTAACTTACAAGCTGCTGCTACTTGGGGCGAGTATAACAAAGTGTATTTCTTTAAGAGAGGACGAGTTTATCGCTACGATGAATTTGAGAAGAAGGTAGACGAAGGGTACCCCTACCCCATCGATTCAGTCTTCCCTGGTGTACCAAAAGGATTAGATGGAGCTTTCAGATATAATGACA AAATGGCTTACTTTGTCAAGGGCAAGTACTACTACCGCTACAACGACATAACCAGGAAAGTTGATGACGGTTATCCGCGACCATTCGTTGCTGATTTCTTTGGTTGTAATCCAAATCTGTATATTTTCAACGGAGTAAACAACAcagattacgattactttggaATGGGTAATGACAACGGTGGTAGCGTGCTTTCTATAAATTTTATCTTCCATATTTTACTCATGTTCATAACATCTCTCGTAGTGTCATCTTAG